One stretch of Chryseobacterium oryzae DNA includes these proteins:
- a CDS encoding ParA family protein, which yields MKTKVISVLTQKGGVGKTTTTIHLAASFAKKGSKVLVIDFDSQKNLSLGYKLDEDFPYTVVDFLEQKEGLEFTQKSEHNNVYVLAGSEKLESYKIDRYALKDSLKLLEDYFDYVLIDCPPKPLNDELSLGEVAVCASDYVLSPIKDDEYSLAGITSLIPSLLNLKARHNLDFEYLGFFFNSVLVNSSDFRSYYNDFLSNEFTKNYLLKTFVRQDVNIKKAIKEGKTIFQIDNKSRASKDFKDLVKELKKKMI from the coding sequence ATGAAAACAAAAGTTATATCTGTTTTGACACAGAAAGGTGGAGTAGGGAAGACCACAACCACCATCCACTTAGCAGCCAGTTTTGCAAAAAAAGGGAGTAAGGTTTTGGTGATTGATTTTGACAGCCAGAAAAATCTTTCGTTGGGCTACAAGCTCGATGAAGATTTTCCCTACACTGTTGTAGATTTTTTAGAACAAAAGGAAGGTTTAGAGTTTACCCAAAAAAGTGAACATAATAACGTTTATGTTTTAGCAGGATCTGAAAAGTTGGAAAGTTATAAAATCGATCGGTATGCTTTAAAGGATAGTCTAAAACTTTTAGAAGATTATTTTGATTATGTTTTAATCGATTGTCCGCCTAAACCGCTTAATGATGAACTCAGTTTAGGAGAGGTTGCTGTGTGTGCCTCCGATTATGTTTTAAGTCCAATTAAGGATGATGAATATTCTCTAGCTGGAATTACATCATTAATTCCATCGCTGTTAAATTTAAAAGCCAGACATAACCTGGATTTTGAATATTTGGGATTTTTCTTTAATTCAGTTTTAGTTAATTCGAGCGATTTTCGTTCCTATTATAACGACTTTTTGTCTAATGAGTTTACGAAAAATTATCTGTTAAAGACTTTTGTTCGGCAAGACGTAAACATTAAAAAAGCGATCAAAGAAGGTAAAACCATATTTCAGATCGATAACAAAAGTAGAGCAAGTAAAGATTTTAAAGATCTGGTAAAAGAACTAAAAAAGAAAATGATATGA
- a CDS encoding DUF6876 family protein produces MIELQKSPQAFNKDFQVWKITKIDEITFSLELNDGNLNVILAHYFQSASIGIFELTMWLKNSILYFPCER; encoded by the coding sequence ATCATAGAACTACAAAAAAGCCCGCAAGCCTTCAATAAAGATTTTCAAGTTTGGAAAATTACAAAGATTGATGAAATTACATTTTCTCTCGAACTCAACGATGGAAATCTGAATGTAATTTTAGCACATTATTTTCAGTCGGCTTCCATCGGAATATTTGAACTCACAATGTGGTTGAAGAATTCAATATTATATTTTCCTTGTGAACGATAA